One window of Cydia pomonella isolate Wapato2018A chromosome 5, ilCydPomo1, whole genome shotgun sequence genomic DNA carries:
- the LOC133517878 gene encoding solute carrier family 66 member 2 isoform X5, with translation MDWIISDELGLTVGHLVGWGAAGAMIIGGVAPYIPQYRQIKRTQDAEGFSLYVCLTLLIANTLRILFWFGKRYELPLLIQSIVMNITMFVMIHLCVTVRKKSQIIRARERIFTGALFMFYILLCCVNGSDQPDETARWLEQHSGAPSGEKPHRFYGECYYS, from the exons ATGGATTGGATTATATCTGATGAGTTGGGGTTGACCGTCGGGCACCTCGTAGGATGGGGAGCAGCTGGAGCCATGATAATCGGTGGCGTAGCACCATACATTCCACAGTATCGTCAAATCAAAAGGACACAGGATGCTGAAGGGTTTTCCCTTTATGTTTGCTTAACTCTCCTAATAGCTAACACACTTCGTATATTATTCTG gtttggCAAACGTTATGAGTTGCCGCTCCTGATTCAAAGTATTGTCATGAACATTACTATGTTTGTAATGATCCACCTCTGTGTTACTGTTCGCAAAAAAAGCCAAATCATAAGAGCAAGGGAGCGAATATTTACAG GTGCATTATTCATGTTTTATATCCTATTGTGTTGTGTGAACGGCTCAGACCAGCCAGATGAAACGGCACGCTGGCTAGAGCAACACAGCGGAGCACCTAGCGGGGAAAAACCCCATCGGTTTTATGGTGAGTGCTACTACAGTTAG
- the LOC133517878 gene encoding solute carrier family 66 member 2 isoform X6, with protein sequence MDWIISDELGLTVGHLVGWGAAGAMIIGGVAPYIPQYRQIKRTQDAEGFSLYVCLTLLIANTLRILFWFGKRYELPLLIQSIVMNITMFVMIHLCVTVRKKSQIIRARERIFTDQPDETARWLEQHSGAPSGEKPHRFYESAYKFTLHSSWFCVVFHAF encoded by the exons ATGGATTGGATTATATCTGATGAGTTGGGGTTGACCGTCGGGCACCTCGTAGGATGGGGAGCAGCTGGAGCCATGATAATCGGTGGCGTAGCACCATACATTCCACAGTATCGTCAAATCAAAAGGACACAGGATGCTGAAGGGTTTTCCCTTTATGTTTGCTTAACTCTCCTAATAGCTAACACACTTCGTATATTATTCTG gtttggCAAACGTTATGAGTTGCCGCTCCTGATTCAAAGTATTGTCATGAACATTACTATGTTTGTAATGATCCACCTCTGTGTTACTGTTCGCAAAAAAAGCCAAATCATAAGAGCAAGGGAGCGAATATTTACAG ACCAGCCAGATGAAACGGCACGCTGGCTAGAGCAACACAGCGGAGCACCTAGCGGGGAAAAACCCCATCGGTTTTATG AATCTGCTTACAAATTTACTTTGCATTCATCATGGTTCTGTGTGGTTTTCCATGCATTTTGA
- the LOC133517878 gene encoding solute carrier family 66 member 2 isoform X4 has protein sequence MDWIISDELGLTVGHLVGWGAAGAMIIGGVAPYIPQYRQIKRTQDAEGFSLYVCLTLLIANTLRILFWFGKRYELPLLIQSIVMNITMFVMIHLCVTVRKKSQIIRARERIFTGALFMFYILLCCVNGSDQPDETARWLEQHSGAPSGEKPHRFYESAYKFTLHSSWFCVVFHAF, from the exons ATGGATTGGATTATATCTGATGAGTTGGGGTTGACCGTCGGGCACCTCGTAGGATGGGGAGCAGCTGGAGCCATGATAATCGGTGGCGTAGCACCATACATTCCACAGTATCGTCAAATCAAAAGGACACAGGATGCTGAAGGGTTTTCCCTTTATGTTTGCTTAACTCTCCTAATAGCTAACACACTTCGTATATTATTCTG gtttggCAAACGTTATGAGTTGCCGCTCCTGATTCAAAGTATTGTCATGAACATTACTATGTTTGTAATGATCCACCTCTGTGTTACTGTTCGCAAAAAAAGCCAAATCATAAGAGCAAGGGAGCGAATATTTACAG GTGCATTATTCATGTTTTATATCCTATTGTGTTGTGTGAACGGCTCAGACCAGCCAGATGAAACGGCACGCTGGCTAGAGCAACACAGCGGAGCACCTAGCGGGGAAAAACCCCATCGGTTTTATG AATCTGCTTACAAATTTACTTTGCATTCATCATGGTTCTGTGTGGTTTTCCATGCATTTTGA
- the LOC133517878 gene encoding solute carrier family 66 member 2 isoform X7 yields MDWIISDELGLTVGHLVGWGAAGAMIIGGVAPYIPQYRQIKRTQDAEGFSLYVCLTLLIANTLRILFWFGKRYELPLLIQSIVMNITMFVMIHLCVTVRKKSQIIRARERIFTGGAEGVHSAPPSCSVLRCVLRLRP; encoded by the exons ATGGATTGGATTATATCTGATGAGTTGGGGTTGACCGTCGGGCACCTCGTAGGATGGGGAGCAGCTGGAGCCATGATAATCGGTGGCGTAGCACCATACATTCCACAGTATCGTCAAATCAAAAGGACACAGGATGCTGAAGGGTTTTCCCTTTATGTTTGCTTAACTCTCCTAATAGCTAACACACTTCGTATATTATTCTG gtttggCAAACGTTATGAGTTGCCGCTCCTGATTCAAAGTATTGTCATGAACATTACTATGTTTGTAATGATCCACCTCTGTGTTACTGTTCGCAAAAAAAGCCAAATCATAAGAGCAAGGGAGCGAATATTTACAG GTGGGGCAGAGGGtgtccacagtgcgccgccatcttgTTCTGTCTTGCGCTGCGTGCTTCGCCTCAGGCCATGA
- the LOC133517878 gene encoding solute carrier family 66 member 2 isoform X8 — MDWIISDELGLTVGHLVGWGAAGAMIIGGVAPYIPQYRQIKRTQDAEGFSLYVCLTLLIANTLRILF; from the coding sequence ATGGATTGGATTATATCTGATGAGTTGGGGTTGACCGTCGGGCACCTCGTAGGATGGGGAGCAGCTGGAGCCATGATAATCGGTGGCGTAGCACCATACATTCCACAGTATCGTCAAATCAAAAGGACACAGGATGCTGAAGGGTTTTCCCTTTATGTTTGCTTAACTCTCCTAATAGCTAACACACTTCGTATATTATTCTG